In the genome of Sphingobium yanoikuyae, the window CTTGGCGCCATTCGGGCAGGCGCAATGGCCCATCTCGAACTCGAGAACCGATTGCGCGCCTTCGCCATGCGCGTGCGCCATGTTCTCGTGCGTCGTCGACGCAGCGGTCAACTTGGAGAGCTGATGGCCTTTGCAATGGAGCGCCCCCTGATCAACAGCAGCGACGTGGCACAGCGTACGGGTCTCACGCACGCCGGCGCCATCAAGCTGCTGTCGATCGCGCATGACGAAGGCCTGCTGATCGAAACGACTGGCCAGGCCAGCTACCGGCGCTATGCTATCCCGCTCAGCGAACCACAAAGCGCGACTTTGGTGGAACAGCAAAGATCCCAACCTATGTTTGCAGAGCCTCTCGGAGAGGTTGAGGCCAAAAATCACCCCTTCCAGGAGCCCTTCTGAGAGCCAAAATGCGGCATTGATGATCCATATCCTGCCGGCGCGCCCAAGGCCCTCCAGTAGCCCTTAAAACGCACCATGCGCGATTTCATGATTTGTTCCTCTCGAGAGGCATCAACGCAGCTATTGCGCGGGCACATAGGGCATGCATGAGGTCAGTCGGCGTTGTTGGCCGCTTGAAGATGGTTCTCATACTTGGTGAGTGACAGCATCAAGCCTGCATCAACCAATGAGGGCTCTGATCGGGCCGCGGCAGATCGTCCATTCACCAGCGCCCCTGTCGCGTTGCACTGCATGTTTCAAGCGCAAGCCACGCGACTGCAGAGCCAGAATGATTGCGAGCGACGCCTGGACAGGCCTTGCTCTGAGCCACTGGGGCTCGACGAAATGCACAGATGTTTCCGATCGCAGGGTTAGGATGCCCTTTCATCCCGTCGCTCTTCCTTGAGCGGATCTCCGCGACGGCCTGTGACCGCAGCATGCTGCCTGGCCAGCGACTGCCGAGGATAGATCGTGCGACAAAAGACCTGATCATCTGCGCCGAGCGGACATTGCCGTGATGACCGGGACGCGACATGAATGATGAAGAGAGGCTTCGGTTGCGAGATTGGTATCGCTCCCCTCCTCTGCAGCCAAGTGCGAAAACAGGGGATATGCGCGTAATCCTTGTTTGGCAGGCCCTTCCCATCAGGCCTTGCACAAGATTTGCTGATCAGGCTTTCATATCGATGAGGAAACCGAGCATTGTCATGCCGGCATTGGTAGTGGCCCTTGTCGGTTGTCAGTCCAATTCCCGGCCTGGGACTGACACAAGAGGCCCTCCCATCTCTGGCTTGGGCTTGGGCTTGGGCTTGGGCTTGGACTTGGCGAGCCTCAAGATGTTTGTCGAGATCGTTAGCCCTGGCCGGCATATGCCGCCAATGAGCGGGTGCGGTGATGCGTCCCCTGCCCTGTTGAAGGCCCTCGAACTTGGCAGGTGCTGCGTCCAGATTATGACTATGCGGGTCGGGGCAGATGGATGGGCCGTAATGTCCGCGCGAGTGGTGTTCGGACTTCTGGCCCATTGTCCGGCGCACCCTTCCCTCCCTGCGCCATCAGCAGGCTATCGTTGAAGCTCTACGTGCAATCGAGCAATCCAGGGTCTTCCGAGAGACCCAGTCTCCGGCTAAATTTCAACCAGGAAGGAAAGCGCCGCAAGGCGCGTCTTATCAGGTTTAGAAGAATCCATAAGAAGTTAGGGCTGCCCAACAGGCTGGGCGAATCGCGGAGTCCGCGCGATTCGCATCAGAAGCGCCGTTCCTGAAGTCCCGCTGACCTGTTCCTGAAGTCCCGCAACTGGTGTTCCTGATACCCCGTAGATGCGTTCCTAAAGTCCCGTTGGCCGTTCCTGATATCCCGTGCCGTATGCCAGTAGGAGCGGCGGGCGATAGAGAGTAAAACATGTTTTACTTGCCAGTAAGTCACCGGAAAATCGGGGCTTTCGTATGCGTATCACCTGTCCGATCGCGACGAAAATTGAGCTGAGAGCATCGGCGCGGGCCCATCGGCAAGCGCGACCGACATAGCGCCGCTGCCTGGCAGGCACGGTATTTGAGGAACATGGCATTCGGCTGGAAAATGGCCATCTGGCCGCTTCTTGCTGGTATCCAACCGGGCACGGAGCGGGCTTGAGCCATATTTGCGCCCCCATCGCTACGGAACTTCGGGAACGGATGGAGTGACGAGGGCATGTGCGCCATCTGCCATGAACGGGATTTCAGGATCAGCCGATGCCGGCTCGCTGTGCCGCAGCCTCGTCCTGTCCGGGACAAGGCCCCCTCCCCTCCCAAGGGGTGTTCCCGCAGAGATCTTGCCTTTGTTCGCCCTTATGAGCCGCTACCTGTAGGACTGGATGCGTCGCCAGGGGCGCTGCCCAGTCCTGGGCATCTTCGCCCGACCTGTGCTATTCAGGCTCCCGCTATCGATGTGGCGCTGCAAGGCGCACGAGGCTGAAACACAGATGTCTCGCGACGATCTTCCAGCTTTCGCAGCGATCGGTACATGGTTGGCCATCGTGTGCGGACCGGCTGTCGGGCTCGTGCAGAGGCCGTTCCTGAAATACCGCCTTCGCATGTTCTGGCTGATCAGCGTCGCGCGAGACCGACAGATCGGCACGATCATAACAGAGCGGGAAGCTTCGAGTTGGGGGGCTTGGCGGTGGGCCGGCGAACCGGTGGCTTCCAAGAACCAGCGCATGGGGCAGGGGCGGGCGCTTGCCGCCACGACAGGTCAAGCGACGCCCTTGATACCCGCTGGGGCCGGCGATGCGATCCGGCGTGCTCATGCACGCCCGATTGCCGTCAATGCCGATCGGCCACTCATGCAGCGGACATCAGATGAAGGGCAAGAATGAGTGCCGCAGCAGGCTCTAAGTAATGAAGTTGCAATCGCGATCGGCAGGAGAGGGGAGGGGCATTACCCGTCCCCTCAAGGCGGTATTTCAGGAACGGACCGCTCCCGATCGCCTGGGCGCAGGCAAAAACGATCCTGATGCCGACAAGGCTCAGCTTGCGGGACGCTGCTTCGCGCAGAAGGAGGCAAAGATGCTGGTAATGTTCTTGGCGTCAAAGGCGATATCGCGGGCCCGCAGGAAGGCGCGGAAATCATCTGCAACAACCAGATGGTCGCGCTGGGGCGAGGGCAGGTTGGCGCGTGCGATCGCTCCGAACGCGCCATAGCCGATGGAACCCTGTTCAGGAAAGCGCACTGGTGCTTCCCTGGCGTCTGCAGCCTCTCTACCCTTTGTCGCCCGTGCGGGTGCAGCGCCGGGCTCGTAAGAGGAAAGGGCGGGGGGCGTGGTATCGAGCTCCCGCCGCGCCATGCGGATCATTGGCTCGGTGCCTTCCCTGTGGACAAGGTCGAGGGCATAGCCCGGCAGTGCATTTTCCCTGACGATTTTCGCCATTTCGAATTTGAAGCGGCGATAGTCGCCCTCCGCACCCGACTTCTCGAACAGCGTGGGCATGCTGATCGAGAAACCATCGGGGCCTGCGCCACCGGCATGCTTGCGTGCGACGCGATAGAGCCAGCGTTCGCGGCCGCCGGTCAACGAGAAATAGGCCGGATCGATTGCAAGAACCCCACCCTCCATCAGGACGCCGTCATAGAACCATTTGGCAAGCGTGATGCGCATACCACGGACCTGGCCATTGCGATCCTTGAGCTGGCTATAGCTGTCGATCCAGGAAAAGGTCGTCTCCACGGCATCGCCTGAACGGATGTTGGTCTTGACGGTGGTCGACTGGAGCCGATCAAGCGCATTGCCAAGCAGCTCATAGGATCGTCCCCCTGCATCGCGCTTGAGCGTCGTGAGCATGTCATAGGGGACGATATGAAGCGTCTGGGGAATGTCATTTGCCCCACGCCTCTTATGCTCGATCAGCACAGAGGCGCAGTAGATGAGGATGTCGAGATCATAGATTGTCGCCAGCCCATATTCGGAGTTGGCACTCACATGGACCGTTACCTTGCGATCGGGACTGACATAGTCGATCGGCTTGAGACGCTTGCGCTTTGAAAGCGAGAAGAAGGGCCTCTCCATGGTCTCGCGCTGATCGCGCATGGGGAGGGTGGTGAGCTGCGGTAGAAACAGATCAACCTGGATATCGTCCCGGGCATCCTTCCGTGAAGCCATGTGCGTTCTTGAACTCCATCAGAGTAAAACATGTTTTACTCTTAGATAAGTATCTGAATTAAGACGACAAAATCCTATCGCGATGTGAATTTGGCGCCTTCGATCACCGGGCGCAGCGCCTCGAGGATCTCGTCGATATCAAGCTTGCCCCGAGGATTGATCGTCAGCGTCATGCCCTTGATCCGACTGTCCGCTACGATCTGACCAAACTCCTCGCCCTTGCTGGTCGAAAGGCTGGAGCGATGGCGAGGGGCTGCCTTGGTCGCAGGGCGTGCATTAGCGGCAGCCAGGCGCTGAAGAACCTGGGGGCCATCGATCATCGGCTCGCCCGCTCGTCGACGCCGGTTTTGCTCCGCGCTGATGATCTTGGCTTCCGCCATGATCGCATCGCGCAAAGTCGGCTGCTTGAGGAGCGGCGACAATTTCATGCCATGACGAACCTTGAGATCGGACAGGGTTGCAAATGCGTCCACTACCTCCTGTGGAAGCTCGGCCAATTGTAGCAGGTTGTGCAGGTTCTGCTTACCGATGGCGAGCCGCTCGGCCATATGCGCCCGCACGCCACCATAATAAGCGCCGACCGCATGCTGGTAATTGCGAGCCCGCTCGACGTCGGACACGTCCTCACGCTCGCGATTCTCGATGTCGGCAAGGCGGAACGCGCCTTCATCATCCAGAGTCTCAATGCGTGCGATGAGATCGATCTGGGCATGATTATTGGCGCGAAGCCAGGCGACCGAGAAATGGCGCCTTGTTCCTACAATCAGCTCATAGGGCTTTTCGCCATCCTGCGTCCGGCGGATGACAACCGGTTCCCGATTGCCATTCTCCTCTTTGATGGAGTCAATGAGCGAGGCGCAGCGCTCATGGCTCAGGCTCGCATAGTCGCGCGCATTACCCGGCCACACGGTACATTCGTCCGGCCGAATGCGGATAGTGGGCCGCTTAACGGTCCGCGCGATCTCGTCAAACGCAACGCCGCGCCGCTCGAGAAAGGAGGGCGTGGCTGCCTCCTGCCGCGTGGGCGCGGGGCTTGATGGGGCAGGTGCGACCGCCGCGCTGCCCTGCTCGTGGACAGGCGCCATAATATCCAGGCTGTCGATCGCGCTGGCCAAAAGGCTCCGACGGCGTCCTCCCGCGCTGCTCATGCCGCCTCCGTCAGCCTGTCAGTGCCCAGCTGGGCAAGGCGAGAGGGCCACTGCTTGCAGATATCCTTCTCGAGTTCTTTGAACACGGCGTTGAGATTGTCCCTGCAGCGCGTATAGGTCTGATGAGAGCCGTAAGGCTTGTTGATCTCGTAGATGGACGACATCGCGATCCCGGCATTCTTGATCTCTTCCGAAAGCAGGATCGGAGTCGAGAGCATCTGGCCGGCATAGGTCTTCTCCATGACCTGCAGCATCTGCGCCTCGTTGGTGCGATTGGGCTGGAACATCGTGCATACTACCCTGATGAAGCCATAATCGATGGAATTGTCGAACTTCGACACTAGGCTCATCGCCTCGCGACAGGTCTGCATGAAGTGGATCGTCGAGAGATAGTCGAGCTGGCGTGCCGGCACCGGGATGAGAAGCCCGTCCGCTGCGCTCAGTGTATTGACGCCCAGAAAACCCATGGCCGGCGGCGGGTCAAGAATGATGACATCATAGTCATGACGAACCTCTTCCAACCCGACACGCAGCATTCTGAACGCTCCGGCGATGGCGTGCGGTCCTTCCTCGATGGTGGCCGTCAGCTCCCACTCTGTATCCTGCAGCCCAAGATTGGCTGGGCAGATGTCGATGTTGGGCCAGGCGGTAGGCTTGATCGTCTTTCGGAAGGAATCCGCCTCATCTATACGGGGCGAGAGATAATTGGAAAGTGTGTGCGTCTCCTCGACCAGTTCCTCAAGATTGACGTCGAACATGACACTCATCGAGGCCTGGGGATCGCAATCGACGACGAGAACGCGGTAGCCGCGTAAAGCCAGATAGTCGGCCAGATGCTTGGATGTGGTCGACTTGCTGACACCGCCCTTGAAATTCTGGACCGCGACCACGACAGCGCGTTCGTCGGGCAACTTGCCCGCCTTAATGCCGAGCGCCTCGCGGATCGCGATAAGGTCCTCGACCGTATAGAAGCGTCGACCATTGTTCGCGGTCTTGGGCGCGGGCAGGCGACCGCGCGCCTCCGCCTTGGCCAGTGCTTCAGGGGTCCGCCCGAGAAATTCCGCGGCAACCGACGCCCCCATGGTGATGCTTAGGGTCTTGCGATCAGAGGGATCGATCGCCGCTCGTCGCAATACGCTCTTGGCGTTTTCGCACGATGTGATCATGGTGTCCAAAATCTGGCCGGACAACATCGGCGCGTCCCCTTGTTACGGTCTCGAATCAGGGCGGTTCGTAAAAAACGTCGAAATTGAACCCCCTATCCCGGACACATATGTCAAAATGGCGATGGTTAGTCAAACACGCTTCCAGGTAGATGATGTGCAGGACAGTTAGGCATCATGGAGGACTGTCGGGTACAGAAGGAGAGGGGGCCATCCGAGCAGAATGAATGCTGGACTGCCGCCCCTGTTATCGACCAACCTATGTAGAGATTTTGGTTAATCGTCCGTAATCCCCATACGTCGATCAATTCGACTTTGGCCCCGCGCCACGTTGCGCGGCGCCGGGCGTCTAGGGGCGTGCTGAGAAGTTTTGGTGAAGTATCTCAGGCGGGAGGGGGGAGGGCGGGATCCTCATGCCAAACACGCGGTTTTCCAACCTGAATGATACGGCCAAGAGCATCGAAGCGAAAACGCTGCGCCGCAAGTTCGACGATCTTGTCGAGACCGGTAGTTTCGACATCCACAGATACTCCGATACGGACCTTACGCTATGGCGGGCCGGAATAGAGGCTCTCGATTGGCACCAGTCGACGCAACACCCGATAATCAGGATGCGAACTCAGTGTGTCGACCGAACTCTCGAAATTTGGAGGTTCACCTATCATGAAGTGCAAGCGATCCATCGCACCGAGATCATCGGCCTGCCAGTTTTTAGTGAAGAAAGGAGAAGCGGCGCCCCGAAATCTCTTCGCCTTTGGCCGCAGCATCGCCATCCGAGCAAAATGAATGCTCGACTGCTGCCCTAATTATCAACCAACCTGCGCAGAAATGTTGGTTAATTGTCCGTAAACGCCAAAACCTCCCCACATTTTCGTAGCTGCTGATCTGTCTATGTTTTGCCCCTCATCCGAGGGGTATCGTAGTGGATGATGATGTAAGAACATTCGAAACAGGTTTCGAAAGGCAGGAGCGACTATCTGTCTCGTCAATAGGTCAGAGGGATTGAAAGTCGGGTATCGCGCATTTTGGCATTGAGCCTGACGAGGAGCTTTCGGGCGAGAGCGATGCGGACGACGAGCTTTGGTTTGCCAGCTGCGAGGAGTTTGTCGCGGAAGTCAGCGAGGCTTGGGTCGAAGCGCCGGGCGATGTCAGCGACGAGGAAGAGGATAGTTCGAATGGAGGCGCGGCCACCGCGAGTTCGCCTTTTGCCGAATCTGGCGCCGCTGTCATTTGCGATGGGAGCGAGCCCGACGAGCTTGACGATAGCCTTGTTTGAGAGGGTGCCCAGTTCGGGCAGATCGGCGATCAGATAAGCGGTAGTCCGATCGGCCAAGCCCTTGATTGAGCGGATGGTGCGATCAAAGGCGCGCCAGTGAGGATCGCTTGCGATGGACTGCGCGATCATGGCGCTGATGTCCTTTGCCTGTCTGTAAGCGCTAAAACACTCCCACAGGGGAGCGCTCAGGCGGCCTGATCGATGACGGGGCTGGCGGTGGCGCGACTATCTACCCAGTTGTAGGGGAGCAGATCATCGATGGGATCTGTGTCGCCGTACAGGACGATGCGTGCGAGGACATCGGCGAGGTAGGCCTGCGGGTTGATACCGCCCAGTTTGCATGTTTCGATGAGGCTGGCGAAGGTTGCCCAGTTTTCAGCCCCCAGGTCATTGCCTGTGAACAGGGCATTTTTCCGCTGGAGGGTAATTGGCCTGATTGAGCGCTCGACGGTATTGTTATCCAGCTCGATCCGTCCATCCTCAAGGAAGCGGACGAGGCCCTTCCAGTGGTTGAGTGTGTAATCGATGGCCTCGGCTGTATGGGAGCCGCGGGGTAGTTTGGGCAGCATTTCCTTGAGCCATGGCAGCATGTCCGCGATGATCGGAGCGGATTCAGCCTGGCGTACCGTCAGTCTGTGTTCGGGGCTGGAGCCTCGGATACGAGCCTCGATCTTGTAGAGCCCGGCGATCCGCCGCAGGGCCTCATCGGCGACCGGTGCGTTGCCGCCCTTGGCATCGTCGAAGTAGCCCCTCCTGACATGTGCCCAGCAGAAGGCGAGCGTTCCGGGACCGGCCCTTCGGTCCGGCGCCTCGATATGCTTGTACGCGCCATAGCCGTCGCACTGGACGATGCCGGTGAAGTCCCCGAGCAGCTTTTCCGCCCAGACTTTCCCGCGACCTGGCATGTAGGTGTAGGCGACAGCCGGTGGATCGGTGCCGCCATGCGCCCCATCATCACGAGCGATCGCCCAGAGATATCCTGTCTTCACCTTGCCAGTGCCGGGAGCCACGACCTTCGCGGTGGTCTCATCCACGAACAGCCTCGCGCCCGACAGGAGGTCGGCCCTCATCCGGCTGGTCAGGCGGCCGAGCCAGGCGGCGGCTCTGCCTGCCCAGTTACACATTGTCCCCCTGTCGATCTCGATACCCTGGCGCCGCAGTGCCTGTGCCTGCCGGTAGAAGGGAGTGTGATCGGCATATTTCTTGACGAGAACATCGGCGATCAGCGCCTCGGTGGGCAGGCCGCCTGGCATTACATGCTTGGGCGCAGGCGCCTGGAACACGCCATCACTGCATGCCCGGCACGCCATTTTCGGACGGGACGTCACGATGACGCGATACTGGACAGGGATGACATCGAGCCGGCTTGATATGTCGCTGTCGATGCAGTGCAGCACGCCTCCGCAGCAGGGGCATTCCGTCTCGTCAGGGAGGATCACTTCCTCGACACGGGCCAGATGTGCCGGCAGCGACGCCCGCGC includes:
- a CDS encoding replication initiator protein A gives rise to the protein MASRKDARDDIQVDLFLPQLTTLPMRDQRETMERPFFSLSKRKRLKPIDYVSPDRKVTVHVSANSEYGLATIYDLDILIYCASVLIEHKRRGANDIPQTLHIVPYDMLTTLKRDAGGRSYELLGNALDRLQSTTVKTNIRSGDAVETTFSWIDSYSQLKDRNGQVRGMRITLAKWFYDGVLMEGGVLAIDPAYFSLTGGRERWLYRVARKHAGGAGPDGFSISMPTLFEKSGAEGDYRRFKFEMAKIVRENALPGYALDLVHREGTEPMIRMARRELDTTPPALSSYEPGAAPARATKGREAADAREAPVRFPEQGSIGYGAFGAIARANLPSPQRDHLVVADDFRAFLRARDIAFDAKNITSIFASFCAKQRPAS
- a CDS encoding ParB/RepB/Spo0J family partition protein; translation: MSSAGGRRRSLLASAIDSLDIMAPVHEQGSAAVAPAPSSPAPTRQEAATPSFLERRGVAFDEIARTVKRPTIRIRPDECTVWPGNARDYASLSHERCASLIDSIKEENGNREPVVIRRTQDGEKPYELIVGTRRHFSVAWLRANNHAQIDLIARIETLDDEGAFRLADIENREREDVSDVERARNYQHAVGAYYGGVRAHMAERLAIGKQNLHNLLQLAELPQEVVDAFATLSDLKVRHGMKLSPLLKQPTLRDAIMAEAKIISAEQNRRRRAGEPMIDGPQVLQRLAAANARPATKAAPRHRSSLSTSKGEEFGQIVADSRIKGMTLTINPRGKLDIDEILEALRPVIEGAKFTSR
- a CDS encoding AAA family ATPase; this translates as MLSGQILDTMITSCENAKSVLRRAAIDPSDRKTLSITMGASVAAEFLGRTPEALAKAEARGRLPAPKTANNGRRFYTVEDLIAIREALGIKAGKLPDERAVVVAVQNFKGGVSKSTTSKHLADYLALRGYRVLVVDCDPQASMSVMFDVNLEELVEETHTLSNYLSPRIDEADSFRKTIKPTAWPNIDICPANLGLQDTEWELTATIEEGPHAIAGAFRMLRVGLEEVRHDYDVIILDPPPAMGFLGVNTLSAADGLLIPVPARQLDYLSTIHFMQTCREAMSLVSKFDNSIDYGFIRVVCTMFQPNRTNEAQMLQVMEKTYAGQMLSTPILLSEEIKNAGIAMSSIYEINKPYGSHQTYTRCRDNLNAVFKELEKDICKQWPSRLAQLGTDRLTEAA
- a CDS encoding IS110 family transposase; translated protein: MIAQSIASDPHWRAFDRTIRSIKGLADRTTAYLIADLPELGTLSNKAIVKLVGLAPIANDSGARFGKRRTRGGRASIRTILFLVADIARRFDPSLADFRDKLLAAGKPKLVVRIALARKLLVRLNAKMRDTRLSIPLTY
- the tnpC gene encoding IS66 family transposase, coding for MSATAADLPDDVAILKAMVLAGLEREARMQHIIDQITRTTFGKWSEKLNEDQLALGLDDLDVARAELEALAEQAAAAAGQKKERARREPGTARASLPAHLARVEEVILPDETECPCCGGVLHCIDSDISSRLDVIPVQYRVIVTSRPKMACRACSDGVFQAPAPKHVMPGGLPTEALIADVLVKKYADHTPFYRQAQALRRQGIEIDRGTMCNWAGRAAAWLGRLTSRMRADLLSGARLFVDETTAKVVAPGTGKVKTGYLWAIARDDGAHGGTDPPAVAYTYMPGRGKVWAEKLLGDFTGIVQCDGYGAYKHIEAPDRRAGPGTLAFCWAHVRRGYFDDAKGGNAPVADEALRRIAGLYKIEARIRGSSPEHRLTVRQAESAPIIADMLPWLKEMLPKLPRGSHTAEAIDYTLNHWKGLVRFLEDGRIELDNNTVERSIRPITLQRKNALFTGNDLGAENWATFASLIETCKLGGINPQAYLADVLARIVLYGDTDPIDDLLPYNWVDSRATASPVIDQAA